The Gottschalkia purinilytica sequence CTTTTTAGCAATTCCCTCTACAATTTCTAAATATTCGTTTTTATCAGGTGCTAAAAATGATACAGTAATTCCAAACCTGTCTGCAAGAGAAAGTTTTTCTTGAATAGAGTCAGCTGCGTGTACTTCGTCATTCTTATTACTAGATTGTAGACCTTCCCTTTCATGAAAATATTCTTTGACTAAATGGCGTCTGTTTGACGTAGCATATATCAATACATTATTAGGCTTACTTTCTAAGCTACCTTCTAAAACTGCTTTAAGAGAAGCGTATCCTTTTTCTCCATCTTCAAAAGTTAGATCATCAATAAAAATGATAAATTTTTGTGGTCTATTCTTTAAACATCTTATTATATCCGGAAAATCTGACAAATGCTCCTTCGGCACTTCTATAATTCTTAGACCTTTCATATAATATTCATTTAAAATTGCCTTAACTGTAGATGATTTACCTGTCCCTCTACTTCCATAAAGAAGCATATTATTTGCAGGAAAAGAATTTAGAAATTGTAAAGTATTTTCAATTATAGTCAAACGCTGTGACTCATAACCAATTAGATCAGATAAAGCTATCGGATCAGGACTATCTATTCCTCTTAAGTAACCTGCTGAATTTGATGAACGCTCCCAAATGAAAGCTCTATAACGTGCAAATAATCCACAACCATGCTTCTCATAAAATTCTCCAAGATCATGTACACATTCACTCCACTTTTTACT is a genomic window containing:
- a CDS encoding ATP-binding protein, whose amino-acid sequence is MDRYFTNNSELVKFKLALDGISIYRHLRKDKVIIRLYELIDYVDKGEIELSNFINIYNDFFFELNCNSISSLKDYIIDRIIFDENPYSLKIGTMESTQMIKLMEEAVANDLDNLQLVSEFTPTIIKSCVIKHFEEKQFEIKIIEKLSEWQIYDEKNNEDTSCTNYLKQIKHIFNKSKKWSECVHDLGEFYEKHGCGLFARYRAFIWERSSNSAGYLRGIDSPDPIALSDLIGYESQRLTIIENTLQFLNSFPANNMLLYGSRGTGKSSTVKAILNEYYMKGLRIIEVPKEHLSDFPDIIRCLKNRPQKFIIFIDDLTFEDGEKGYASLKAVLEGSLESKPNNVLIYATSNRRHLVKEYFHEREGLQSSNKNDEVHAADSIQEKLSLADRFGITVSFLAPDKNEYLEIVEGIAKKRNLNIDKEKLLSDALKWELWNNGRSPRTARQFIDWIEGHSGMGNLK